From the Argentina anserina chromosome 3, drPotAnse1.1, whole genome shotgun sequence genome, the window ACAGTATACACCAACACCACCACAAGTTCAAAGATACAATGAAGGTCCTGAAGGTCGCCAACAATTAGTAGATCCCTTTCATCACCATCGGCATGAAGTTGGATTCTGGAAAGGATGGTAGGCGTTTTCTTACTACAGTAACCAGTTTTTCTCGACTTTTCTGTTTGTAGATATTGATAAACTTATGCttcaagaatatatatatatatatatatatatatagaatcaaTATATATGTGCTATTAACTCATGTACGTactgatttttgtgtttgCAGTCGTGATGtcatgtttttcttcttcctctcggATCCATCGCTGCTACAGCAATGGCTTGCAAACTGCATGCATGATCCACGATCAAAGAAAAGGAGATTGTATTGACTTATTATCAGATATGATCTCGAACTTTGTTTATGCTTAGAGTAAAACAGGCATAAATATAATGCCCATGTTTGCAACTTGGTTTGTtacataactaaattaatgTAAAGCAAATTAATATGATAATTTGTTGTACATATGGTGCGTTTGGTTCAAGGCATGTAACATCTTGTGTTAGATAAGTTAGACTATTCTCAATTGTGCCACGGACAATAACACAACTCGGATTTTACAAAGACGCGTTCCATTCATGCCTAACACCATAAAATATGGAGCCCTGAAATTCTCATTCATGAAAAAGAAGCCCTATTGGTTAAATGAACATGGATAGCCATGACCGATCTCGAGTTAAATCACGAGATTCAGTTCCAACATGAGAATCAATCAATCACATCTACGTGTGTGCACGAGTATAAATATACGACATGCATTGTTAAGGTCCATAACGACAAGCATTGTTAAGATCTCTAACTTTAATAAAGATGCACAACCGTCCCAATATATAACCAGCTAAGTTTACATATGTACTAATGTACATGCACATCTTGCATATAAGAATTGGTATGTTTGAGTCGACTCAATTTTGTATATGGTTGTATGACTTGTATCAATTTACTCTGACCTAAATCTCTCTTTTGGGCTTTTACCGGCCCTGCAGCCCTTTGATCTTTTAAAAGCCGATGCCCAACCTCAACCCAGGCCTACTCATATATAAAGCATAAACCTCCCTCAAAGTCATTCGCGCAAGCCAgaggattagggtttccacagAGAACGAAATGGTGAAATTCCTCAAGCCTAACAAAACTGTGCTCCTTCTTCAGGGGCGCTTCGCCGGAAGGAAAGCCGTGATCGTTAAGGCATTCGATGAAGGAACACGTGACCGGCCGTACGGGCACTGCCTGGTTGCCGGAATAGCCAAGTATCCGAGCAAGGTGATAAGGAAGGACTCGGTCAAGAAGACGGCCAAGAAGTCGAGGGTGAAAGCCTTCATCAAGCTCGTCAACTACCAGCACGTGATGCCCACGCGCTACTCCCTCGACGTCGACCTCAAGGAGGTGGTCTCCGTCGACGCGTTGCAGTCACGCGACAAGAAGGTCACGGCCGCCAAGGAGATCAAGGCTAGATTGGAGGAGAGGTTCAAGAGTGGCAAGAACCGGTGGTTCTTCAGCAAGCTTAGGTTTTGAGAATTGAGAGATCATTTTTACATTTATCCAATTGGGTTTTGCTTTTTGATCAATGCAGTACTAAAAAATTTGAGTGTTAATTCACAGCATGTGTTCATCCGTGTTCACTAATTATGAGCTTTGTTGTTTTAGATTTGATCTTAGTTTTTGGTTAGTATTCACCACGATCCATGATCCATCGCAATATATGATCATCAATGAATTTAGTATGAGTTCATGTACAAAGCTGGTAATGTAGAAGAGCGTTCGATAATCATCATGAATATCACTATGTACAGAACGAGAGCTTTCAAGATGATCATGATTGACTATATACAGGAGTGTTCGAGATGATGCACCAAATTTTGTCAGGCGTCAACTGAGACACTTACAGCGTTGAGCTCCACATGTTGCTTGCCCTCATTTTGGGGGTAAACAGTGACAGTTGCACGAGCCTCGGCTCCCTCTTGAGAAACAGAAATGGAGCTCACCACTGGGTTGCCATCCGCAGCTATATTCTTGGGATTATCGTCTGTGATGATTTCCCACTCCTCTTTCAGAGATGTTACTTCGAGTCCTTTCTCTTTGTGCTTCTCCATTTCAAACGCAGTGGGCAGAACCACATAGTCGTTTAGAGGGTTGTAGTAAGGGTCATGGTCTGCTTTCAACCAGTGCTTCAGTATCCGGAATACGTGATGCTCACAAAGGATTCCCCGATGCTCACCAGGAACTCCAACCCTTGCTTCTGCGCGGAGCCCATCAGCCtggaatttgattaaaaaaaaagagaggcaGCTGATAAAATGCCACTACTATTGCACAATTATGGTCATTATTGCAAGAAATGTGAAGTCAAATACTGATTAAAATTATGTTCTAGTGAGTGAACTAACCATGGCTGATTCTGCTGGAACTGTCCCATCGCCATCAACACATACATATGTAGGCtgataaaaccaaaaatgtATTAGGGTTTGAATGTATTTATCTCCTTGTGAAATCAAACAAGTACACAATTAACGCCCACAATAGAAGATATATAACCTGAAAATATCGTAGTTGTTGTAGATCTGTGACAGGTGTTTGCTCATCTCCATAGCTGCAGAGAATTAAATTTTGGATTATCAAAACAAGCGACATGAAGCAACATACATTATAAAGACTTGAAGCTTTtgctttataattctccagaAGTTTAACTTCTAAGTTGCAGAAAagcaaaaataaatttttaagtATATAAGGGAGGTATTACCAAACAGTATGCGGTGTCTCGAGATTGACcccatatatattgtaaaatTGAACTTGAGGAGGAACTTTAGCATGAGCCAAAATATTACGTGTTTCATTGGCCCATTTCAAGACTTCCACATTATATGGTAGGGGAATATCCTCACCGTTATAATTGAACTGCAATGGCAGATCATGCACAATAAGTTTCAAGTAAACCATACAAGCtcatataagaaaaaaaaatcaattcagAGCCATACTGGAAAGACTATTGACTTTATTAAGGAAAGAATTAAAACTCTGTctagaaggaaagaaagaaaggagaagGTTAGAATTTATGGCAGCAGCTGCATGACAGGTTTAAATTTCAAGTTGGATTATAAAAGGACACATAATGAACATGTATTGCTTACGGTGTTACTTGAAAGAGCTTCCTTAAATATATCCACACTTTCTGCTAAGGGATAAGACTCTAGGATAATTTGAGAGTTCCCATCACCATGAAGCCTTTCTCTCCACATTTCCAGAAGTGGTTTGTGTTCCCATTGAAAATCAAGACAGGCCATCAACTCATATACTGATGGGCATTCAATAAGCTGGAATATTGCAACAGACCACATTACGAAAAGAATGAATACAAAGAGGAAAATAAATGTTTACTATCATATAATATAAAAAGGCCCACATATATGTATCTTGATATCTATGAATCAATGTGCATGAATTCAAACTGCAAACAGAACTGGATCCTTACCAGCTGATGAAAGTTCCATTTTGatatgaaaaaatttgattccCACCCATCAACAAATGACATTCCGTTAAGAAAGGTAGATGTTACATATCCAGGTGCACCTGtgagacaaaaaaaaagccaCATATTAGCTCTTAGAATTGAAGTTATACAGACGAACTATGACCAACAGAAGCTCATAAATATGCAACTCTATAGATACACAGATTGTATGAGCTCGTTACTACTTGCAGTAAAACAGCTGGTGTCCTTTGCTATGAACAAGTTGCATATGAACACTTACCCTGGAAAGGCGCAGCAATTGCAATCCAGTTCTTCACATACTTCTCAAAAACCTGTGAAACCATTAAACAATAAAGATGTATGAAAGCATATTTGTATAGCACATAAAAAGGTCCACATTACAAGAACCTAAAATGGAAACGAAACCTACACtacaaaaaactaaaaatctATCTGGAGGAAACTTACATCACTATGCAAGGACATGAAACATTTTACAAGTAGACCACCCATAGAATGACTTATGATGTTTATCTTTTTCTCTCCTGACGCAGTATATATCGCCTCCAACTTTGCAGCTAAGCGATCCAATGTCTCTTTCAACCTAAAAACAAATCATGGACACATCAACAAGTTTAGCCATTGTGCATCGATCTTCGTTGGCAGAAGCAGAAAATTTCACAATCATTTGCACCCTCTTTGAGATCAAGTTACAATCAGAAAAAGTAGAACCAAGCAGGTACCTGTTGCTTTGTCGAAAATCATATCCAAACCCAAAAAGTGTTTTCCCCTCTTGATAACCCCACTTGATGAATTCAGCAATCATTTCATGGAAATAATATACCGCTTCCTGTCCAAAGACCTGCATGGAACAAGAGGTATACATAACTTTTTAACTGTTCATCCTTTTTACTCCCATAAAGTAATACAAGAGCCATCATAAAGCTTTCATATATAGagtataattaattcatgaaGCACATATATAATGATTTCTTCCAGTATATGGCAAGTATATCCATATATAAAATTCTCTAATGTGTAACTTGTTGACACTACTGCACCACAAAAGTTATTTCCAAGATAATGAACCATCTCTTTAACAAAGTTACTTTCAAAGATGGTGTTTGCAAAAAATCCCAACAGCAAAGAAATTTCAATGTTTATGGGTTGTTAACAGTCAAGGAGATTACTGATTATTTCATGATTTCAATTGGGAAAGAATTTTGGTGCTATAAAAGGACGCAATAGCAAACATTTGACAAAACCTAAATCAAACCCCACAATTAAGCACATACATGGAAAAGAAAGCCAAAAATAGCTACTTTAAGTAATAATTCTCCTCAACAATTGCAATGTAAAATTTGAGCGAACTACATACCAAGTCAGGGTCCAGAGCATCAATTGCATGAAGTCCAAATCTGTCTTCGGGGACTACTATCTTTGTTTTTGGATCTAAAGACTCAGTCTTCCCTGTTTCACAAAGTAAAAAAGAGAacgatcaaaatcaaaatcatcttcTTTGTTCAAACTAATACACACAGGTATAACATGCCGATACATCCTTCCAATCAAAACCCACTTTCCTATACGCAATTTAGCCGCTACATCATTATTGGCCAATGTCTTGATATAATTAAATCTCGAACATCATTAAACCCACTCAATTAGTGTCTCCAAATTCATGCCCTGCACACCATTCTTATAAAGACAAATGTGCCCAAAACACAAACTGCcttcaaacttaaaccaaGAGATGTTATATAGCTGACATATCATTCACAATTCACTGTTTCTACTTCTTAACATGTATCAAAATCGAAGATTCAGATGACCAAAACAAAGACAACCTAGAACTTTCAGAAAGACAACCTAGGACTTTCAGAGATAAACTTCAGCTTCTAAAAAACTAATCTGAACTGCAACTAAAGTACACTTTGGATTACCTGTAGAAGGATCAAACCGAGACCAAAGCTTGGTCCGGAAGGCGTAGTTGGCGCCGAGAATCCGAACCCAAACCCTCTCCTCTTTCCCAGTCTCCTCGTCAACGGCGTTCAAGATCGAGCCGGCAATGCCGGGGACCAACAGAACCGGGTCGAGATTCGGGTCGACGTAAGGCTCTGGTTTTCTGATCATCTTCAGCCAGAGCTCCAGCGATTGGACAATCTCGTCTAAAAGGATCGCCATTTTCGCCCCAGGATGATCGGAGCCTCGAAGTGAACCGGGTTCGGGTTTTGATGGAATTAAAGAGGTGGAGTCGTGAAGCGAGAGGGGAAGGCGAAACAGAGATGACAAGCAATCAGGGAGAGTCGGGAAGGATGATTATGATGACGAGGACAAACGACAATTCCGGCCaagacttttttttattattagtagGCCAGGCCCAAATAAAGAGGCATTGACAATTCTACCCCTTATCCAAACTACGTAGAAGAATAAACAaaatttatttgaatttgCAAATATAACACAAAATTCAGAAATTTTATCCGTGGGTCATAACGTAAGAGTTGCAGCCTACTACAATTCTGGTCTCTAGGAGAAAGAATCAGTCTGGTTTTCACAACTGGAATGTCGTGAATTCAACTCATAAACTTATTTAAGACAAAGGTAAAGTATTGAAGAATTAAGATttaaatttagaaaattaaaaaattaagaatCAGTTAAAATATTCATATTAAATAGGAttgtgttccgggagaattactattctacccttgtgtgtgtcttagcctaataggtttcctgttaggagatagattagcatctccgtagtagattaggactccgaatcctacgggattgtggtattgtaaatgcatatatataggcccccatatcattcaataatatacaagtatttcatcctcaaacacgttatcagcacgaagccctaaaaccctgaatcttttagagccttccgaaattttttcttcttcccttcctccgccgccgcaAGCCCCTGCCTGCCCTCGCAGACCCTGCCCTCGcaagccccgcagccctgcagccctgcagccctgcagccccgcagccccgcagctccTGCACGTAGCCCCGCAGCGCTTCCTctgcattcgctccgcaaagaaatctttttgccccgcaagttcCCGCATCAAATcactcaaaattgctcctcccgcatattcacgcaagagacgtgaaagtcacaagcaaggacttcgctcaagagaagctactcccgtatactacaaacctcccaaggtaaatttttataaacgttcccgcttttgaacgtatagatatattatatcgggcgctattagccttcttcttgtcttaattccggcctttcttataacgccgatgagactatagagggatgggtttcccctcttggtcgatgttttctgtgtgacggtcctgggggagtcacgattgttttgaaagggaagttaatcgattttcgtgtggtcgcctgagtgcaccgctgttttgggtgcgatcatgagtatcgccgcttgcatcgatttttcttgtgaccatatacgtcaccccttctaattcctattatacttgaatctaatcgattccgtattcgttttgtagatgtcatcgccatctcgaccggaatttggccttcttgatctagaaggaaaggaataccaccgctgggtttccgacatggaactcgcgttcgagagccgagggattgaaggcatgtttgccgaccctcctgctgatttcccacctatggctaagactcagactctcatctttatgagacgtcacatccatgcaactctcaagaggcaatacttgaacgtaaaagatcctaaagaattatgggacaaactacgcttgcggtacaacaacgttcatgataagcttcttcctgaattgaccgttagatgagATAACATctgtctattggactataagagagtggatgagttcaa encodes:
- the LOC126785746 gene encoding 60S ribosomal protein L27-3-like, translating into MVKFLKPNKTVLLLQGRFAGRKAVIVKAFDEGTRDRPYGHCLVAGIAKYPSKVIRKDSVKKTAKKSRVKAFIKLVNYQHVMPTRYSLDVDLKEVVSVDALQSRDKKVTAAKEIKARLEERFKSGKNRWFFSKLRF
- the LOC126785744 gene encoding lecithin-cholesterol acyltransferase-like 4 yields the protein MAILLDEIVQSLELWLKMIRKPEPYVDPNLDPVLLVPGIAGSILNAVDEETGKEERVWVRILGANYAFRTKLWSRFDPSTGKTESLDPKTKIVVPEDRFGLHAIDALDPDLVFGQEAVYYFHEMIAEFIKWGYQEGKTLFGFGYDFRQSNRLKETLDRLAAKLEAIYTASGEKKINIISHSMGGLLVKCFMSLHSDVFEKYVKNWIAIAAPFQGAPGYVTSTFLNGMSFVDGWESNFFISKWNFHQLLIECPSVYELMACLDFQWEHKPLLEMWRERLHGDGNSQIILESYPLAESVDIFKEALSSNTFNYNGEDIPLPYNVEVLKWANETRNILAHAKVPPQVQFYNIYGVNLETPHTVCYGDEQTPVTDLQQLRYFQPTYVCVDGDGTVPAESAMADGLRAEARVGVPGEHRGILCEHHVFRILKHWLKADHDPYYNPLNDYVVLPTAFEMEKHKEKGLEVTSLKEEWEIITDDNPKNIAADGNPVVSSISVSQEGAEARATVTVYPQNEGKQHVELNAVSVSVDA